The proteins below are encoded in one region of Hugenholtzia roseola DSM 9546:
- the darT gene encoding type II toxin-antitoxin system toxin DNA ADP-ribosyl transferase DarT gives MFWLQNLAISSGFGSLQSGFLTLDLPKMPNLDKKYLFRMTHIENIPHILQNGITHSTSTQSNPDFVPIGDKRLIVRRNLTLLENGRRLGDYVPFYFGYRMPMLYVIQKGFNGIEAIPVGDIVYCVTTIQEIINLNLDFIFTDGHAVDKFSSQYTRADIGNIEMLIDYAAIRAKYWQDEQDLDKKRRKEAEFLILGDLPPKAVLGYVVYNTKACEKMIGFGASADKVVVKPEYYF, from the coding sequence ATGTTTTGGCTACAAAATTTGGCAATTTCGTCGGGATTTGGTAGCTTGCAAAGTGGTTTTCTGACGTTAGACCTACCTAAAATGCCAAATCTGGATAAAAAGTATTTGTTTAGAATGACCCATATAGAGAATATTCCGCATATTCTCCAAAATGGCATTACCCATTCAACCTCGACGCAGTCGAATCCTGATTTTGTCCCTATCGGTGATAAACGTTTGATTGTGCGACGAAACCTTACGTTATTAGAAAATGGCAGACGTTTAGGGGACTACGTTCCTTTTTACTTTGGCTATCGCATGCCAATGCTCTATGTCATTCAAAAAGGCTTTAATGGAATAGAAGCTATCCCCGTAGGCGATATTGTTTATTGTGTAACTACCATTCAAGAAATTATCAATTTGAACTTAGATTTTATCTTTACAGATGGGCATGCTGTGGATAAATTCAGTTCGCAATACACAAGGGCAGACATAGGAAATATTGAGATGCTTATAGACTACGCCGCCATTCGAGCCAAATATTGGCAGGACGAACAAGATTTGGACAAAAAGCGTAGGAAAGAAGCCGAATTTTTAATCTTGGGTGACCTTCCTCCAAAAGCAGTTTTGGGATATGTTGTCTATAACACAAAAGCCTGCGAAAAAATGATAGGCTTTGGCGCGTCAGCCGATAAAGTCGTTGTAAAACCAGAATATTATTTTTAA
- a CDS encoding type ISP restriction/modification enzyme, with the protein MSIQKINEYYRKVAEIPAFGGKKKESSIRRYFADLLSFYAENKKLRLIDEFAIKNTSRIADGGLVAEGHFVVGYWEAKDLGDKLEKEIEKKIKDGYPTFNILFEDSNTAVLYQDDQRETCDMLDAKALHTIITKFVNYESQEARSFKEALSKFTQDVPEIIQVLQNMMQNLEKNNETEFIQKRKNFHELCKVCINPHILLGDINEMIIQHILTEDIFKNVFADTQFHEENNIAQSLIAIEKTFFIGEFKREIVQKMRPYYEVIKDHASGLHTHVEKQNFLKYLYEEFYKAYNPKNADKLGIVYTPSEVVNFMIKATDFLLEKHFDKSLIDENVHILDPATGTGTFITDLLEYLPALDVEKFKKKYKNEIHANEVAILPYYIAYLNIEYTYQRKVGTYHTFDNLCWVDTLDNVEVLKYAGKQTGMFGNLAENAQRIKAQNDHKISVIIGNPPYNANQQNENDNNKNREYKELDKRIKDTFIKESTAQKTKLYDMYARFYRWAMDRIDKNGVIAFITNRSFIDSRTFDGFRKIVQREFDEIYILDTKSDVRQNPKIAGTTHNIFGIQAGVAIMFLIKKETNAEKKAKIFYYTLTDEMRKEEKLDWLRANDFEKIPFERIRPDEKGNWLNISKSDFEELIPVCNKEGKLGKEGENTIFELYSLGVVTSRDDWSYDFDKKQLEAKAKFFIDFFHQEKERWKQSDKTQSSNDFVNRNIKWTSELEAHLVKFAELEEELAYLQSLPPNGKREKIRKMKEVLQKYLNFKYNRKNITTSLYRPFVKKYFYFDKIYTHRIYQNSKIFGFKNQFENKVIGFRCVSAEQLVVLGANKVFDLSYLKMGNGGTQCLPLYRYENGERKENITDWALALFQKEYKDEKISKLAIFHYVYAVLHKPAYRKKYEIDLKRDFPRIPLYENFWQWAHWGEKLMELHLHYETLPLDKVAKVNRKPLETLLPKRKKTETDIFDNNKIALEDQKLLQKIKPDIKLRVKDGVIEIDELTSISNIAPEVWEYKLGNRTAVEWVLNQYKPSKSRDESIAAHFDTYDFFAYKEEVIELLLKVIYLSVETVRLVRSLE; encoded by the coding sequence ATGTCTATCCAAAAAATAAACGAGTATTACAGAAAAGTGGCGGAAATTCCTGCCTTTGGCGGCAAAAAGAAAGAGTCTTCTATCAGACGTTACTTTGCAGATTTGCTCTCTTTTTATGCCGAAAACAAAAAGTTGAGGCTCATAGACGAGTTTGCGATTAAAAACACCAGTCGGATAGCAGATGGCGGCTTAGTGGCGGAAGGGCATTTTGTCGTCGGCTATTGGGAGGCGAAAGATTTGGGCGATAAGTTGGAAAAAGAAATTGAAAAGAAGATAAAAGACGGCTACCCTACTTTTAATATCCTTTTCGAGGATTCGAATACTGCCGTTTTGTACCAAGACGACCAAAGGGAAACCTGCGATATGCTTGATGCCAAAGCCCTGCATACCATTATTACCAAGTTTGTCAATTACGAAAGCCAAGAGGCGCGAAGTTTTAAAGAGGCACTTTCTAAATTTACGCAAGACGTTCCCGAAATTATACAAGTTTTGCAAAATATGATGCAAAATTTGGAGAAAAACAATGAAACTGAATTTATACAAAAAAGGAAAAATTTTCACGAACTTTGTAAAGTTTGTATCAATCCGCATATTTTATTGGGTGATATAAACGAAATGATTATCCAACATATCCTGACCGAAGATATTTTTAAAAATGTCTTTGCCGATACCCAATTTCATGAAGAAAACAACATTGCACAGTCTTTAATTGCCATAGAAAAAACCTTTTTTATAGGCGAATTTAAAAGGGAAATTGTACAAAAAATGCGCCCTTATTACGAGGTCATCAAAGACCATGCTTCGGGGCTGCATACGCATGTGGAAAAGCAAAACTTTTTAAAGTATTTGTATGAAGAATTTTACAAGGCGTACAACCCCAAAAACGCCGATAAGTTGGGTATTGTCTATACGCCTTCCGAAGTGGTCAATTTTATGATTAAGGCTACCGATTTTTTATTAGAAAAACATTTTGATAAAAGTTTGATTGATGAAAATGTGCATATTTTAGACCCTGCCACAGGAACAGGCACTTTTATCACCGATTTATTGGAGTATTTGCCTGCCCTTGATGTAGAAAAGTTTAAGAAAAAGTATAAAAACGAAATTCATGCCAACGAAGTGGCGATTCTGCCCTATTATATCGCCTATCTAAACATCGAATATACCTACCAAAGGAAAGTCGGCACGTATCATACCTTCGATAACCTTTGTTGGGTAGATACCCTCGACAATGTAGAAGTCTTGAAATATGCAGGAAAACAGACGGGCATGTTTGGAAATTTAGCCGAAAATGCGCAGCGCATCAAGGCGCAAAACGACCACAAAATTTCCGTTATTATCGGAAATCCGCCCTATAATGCCAACCAACAAAACGAAAACGACAACAATAAAAATAGAGAATATAAGGAATTAGACAAACGAATTAAAGATACTTTTATTAAAGAAAGTACCGCACAAAAAACAAAACTATACGATATGTACGCCCGTTTTTACCGCTGGGCAATGGATAGAATTGATAAAAATGGGGTAATTGCCTTTATTACCAACCGCAGTTTTATAGATAGTCGTACTTTCGACGGTTTTAGAAAAATTGTGCAGCGTGAATTTGATGAAATTTATATTTTAGATACGAAATCAGACGTAAGGCAAAATCCAAAAATTGCAGGCACAACGCATAATATTTTTGGCATACAAGCAGGCGTGGCAATCATGTTTTTGATTAAAAAAGAAACAAATGCAGAAAAGAAAGCTAAAATATTCTATTACACGCTCACCGACGAAATGCGAAAAGAGGAAAAATTGGATTGGCTAAGGGCTAATGATTTTGAAAAAATCCCTTTTGAAAGGATAAGACCCGACGAAAAAGGAAATTGGCTCAATATAAGCAAAAGCGATTTTGAGGAGTTAATACCTGTTTGTAACAAAGAAGGAAAATTAGGAAAAGAAGGAGAAAATACGATTTTTGAGTTATATTCTCTTGGTGTTGTAACAAGTCGTGATGATTGGAGCTACGATTTTGACAAAAAGCAATTAGAAGCCAAAGCGAAGTTTTTTATTGATTTCTTTCATCAAGAGAAAGAACGTTGGAAACAGTCTGATAAAACACAATCAAGCAACGATTTTGTGAATAGAAATATTAAATGGACTTCCGAATTAGAGGCTCATTTGGTAAAATTTGCAGAATTGGAAGAAGAATTAGCCTATTTGCAAAGCCTGCCACCGAATGGGAAAAGAGAGAAAATACGCAAAATGAAAGAAGTTTTACAAAAGTATTTGAATTTCAAGTACAATCGTAAAAATATTACTACTTCTCTTTATCGTCCTTTTGTCAAAAAGTATTTCTATTTTGATAAGATTTATACGCATAGAATTTATCAGAATAGCAAAATATTTGGTTTTAAAAATCAATTTGAAAATAAAGTAATTGGTTTTAGATGTGTTAGTGCTGAACAGTTAGTTGTTTTAGGAGCTAATAAAGTATTTGATTTAAGTTATTTAAAAATGGGCAATGGAGGTACGCAATGCCTTCCTCTTTACCGCTATGAAAATGGGGAAAGAAAGGAAAACATCACCGATTGGGCATTGGCGTTGTTTCAAAAGGAATATAAAGACGAGAAAATCAGCAAGTTAGCTATTTTTCACTACGTCTATGCCGTATTGCACAAGCCCGCCTATCGTAAAAAATACGAGATAGATTTGAAGCGCGATTTTCCGCGAATCCCCCTTTATGAAAACTTTTGGCAGTGGGCACATTGGGGCGAAAAGTTGATGGAGCTGCATTTGCATTATGAAACGCTGCCCCTTGATAAAGTGGCAAAAGTAAATCGCAAACCTTTGGAAACACTTTTGCCGAAGCGCAAAAAGACCGAAACAGATATTTTCGATAATAATAAAATAGCATTAGAAGACCAAAAATTACTACAAAAAATCAAACCCGACATCAAACTTCGCGTAAAAGACGGCGTAATAGAAATAGACGAGCTAACGAGCATTTCAAACATTGCGCCCGAAGTTTGGGAATACAAGTTGGGCAATCGGACGGCAGTGGAGTGGGTTTTGAATCAATACAAGCCCTCGAAAAGTCGTGATGAGAGTATCGCCGCGCATTTCGATACCTACGATTTCTTTGCCTACAAGGAAGAAGTTATCGAATTGCTATTAAAGGTAATTTATCTAAGTGTGGAAACGGTGCGGCTTGTGCGGAGTTTGGAGTAG
- a CDS encoding PKD domain-containing protein yields the protein MKNTYFFTLLCWLACFALAAQNTAHLHDHDHDHSHTDAPLVAGEPFAPLRAPHKEAQPLRFIENKKQWEQGVLYRAELPSGFLFIRENALQYSFYSAEDLDRVHQLSHGGAAEKAEAQQIRAHSFLVRFVGANANPILKTGEKHPTAYHYFLGDDPAKWGTEAAAYDQIGYQALYPYIDLTLYLKNWQLKYDFIVKPKGNPDQIQMHYQHADKLALEEGNLVITTSVGKVTELKPYSYQIIAGKEVEVPSRFVLKRGNLVSFEFPKGYDKNYDLIIDPVLVFSTFSGSFADNWGTTATHDAAGNLYAGGTAFGAGFPTTPGAFSLNFSGVADVSILKFNPTGTALLYATYLGGALPEVPHSLIVDNSNQLVILGTTGSNNFPALPSSYDNSFNGGVPSQQMNVYAFQQGTDIFIAKLNASGSNLLGSTFFGGSNNDGQNVLGEALCYNYGDEFRGEVALDAQGNIYIASMTRSNNFPLQNASQTTFRGNQMGIVAKFSPNLNNLLWSTYIGGNGVDAAYSLKAGSNGNLYVAGGTTSVEFFPASANAFQTINAGVTDGFLARYDANSGVLQNATFVGTQFYNQAYFVDLDENNNPYILGQTRGPYPISPNRYGNPGSGIFIQRFRPDLTGSIWSTVVGSGRLTPDISPTAFMINSCGNIYLAGWGGDINNLPGYGGASSTQNMPTSTDAFRTQTDGSDFYMMILSTEAFNLIFASYFGDFGGRGDHVDGGTCRFDKQTGTIYHSVCACGGSNFPTTPGVWSSTNNSNNCNNAAFKVNLGQLVAAFTTNPSPAQGCTPFTVNFINQSQNASSFTWDFAGLGTSTATNPTFTFTQPGTYTVTLTARNPALCDQEETVSMDIEVFEANFDVSDAETICKGESVQLQASGSTSYQWFPTTGLSNPTIANPIASPEQTTTYSVSVRNAGGCTDTLSVTVTVLPEIEPDFDINFLNPCDEFPTVQIVNNTQNANSYLWDFGNGQTSTAQNPPPFQYNAQGTYTITLTVTNTNCNQTKTVSETITILPNNFTTSDNASICYGESVQLSATGGTAYQWTPAFGLSNPNIANPIASPLVTTTYTVSITGNSGCVEERQITVTVSPELIPDFDVELIAVCGEPTIVQILNNSVGATTHLWDFGNGITSTQANPINFSYDEVGTYTITLTVGQGDCQRTLSKTVNITESGFDVQVPPAVCAGQQVSLFASGGVSYEWTPAAGLSNPNIATPTATPTETTTYSVTIIGLNNCRFDTTVTVEVFPEILADFEVNYQGDCDQVPTLTLVNQSVGATNFLWDLGNGQTSTSPNPPTYTLPQGGTYTITLRAWNENCADSTERTITVTPTGFNISPNQKLCVGQSVQLQADGGSSYIWTPATGLSDPNVSNPIASPTQTTTYSVRILGRDGCEKDTTVTVEVFPEIEADFTLTLSDPCDNNPSVTVQNNSVGATNFLWNFGNGTTFNGANPPTYTYTRPGTYTVTLIVSNDNCVDSLKKEITIFNNEYSIVPDITICKGQSVALGARGGVSYEWSPAEGLSATNIANPTASPDQTTTYTVRITGASGCVVEQTVTVTVLPELTVDFSVEITERCDRLPIVVITNNSVGATSYFWDFGNGDTSTAENPPPFSYDEEGRYVITLRVANSLCEDSLKIPLDIFIDSFDDFIQNVSISDNLSICNGDTAQLAATGGEIYLWQPAAGLSDPTIANPLANPTETTTYTVRIANKDGGCFVDSLVTVTVVPKIVIDFEVLISSDCGKPSEVKIVSRNAGLDAFIWDMGNGDTLRTRDLTEYVYNESGEFEITVSGSNGVCDESQSVRVAVDNFLPPNVISPNGDGRNENFVINKGRSGWKLAIYDRWGKLVYESDDYQNDWGSEVEKSAMYYYLLTSPDGNTCKGWLHVLK from the coding sequence ATGAAAAATACCTACTTTTTTACGCTCCTCTGTTGGCTTGCCTGCTTTGCCCTTGCTGCGCAAAATACGGCTCACCTTCACGACCATGACCATGACCACTCACATACAGACGCGCCTCTTGTGGCAGGCGAACCCTTCGCGCCCCTGCGTGCGCCCCACAAAGAGGCACAGCCCTTGCGTTTTATCGAAAACAAAAAACAATGGGAGCAGGGCGTTTTGTATCGTGCCGAATTGCCGTCGGGCTTTCTCTTTATAAGGGAAAACGCCTTGCAATATTCGTTTTATAGTGCCGAAGACCTCGATAGGGTGCATCAGCTCTCGCATGGGGGGGCAGCCGAAAAAGCCGAAGCTCAACAGATTCGCGCCCATTCCTTTTTGGTGCGCTTTGTAGGGGCAAATGCCAATCCTATCCTCAAAACGGGCGAAAAACACCCGACTGCCTACCACTACTTTTTGGGCGACGACCCCGCCAAATGGGGAACAGAGGCGGCTGCTTACGACCAAATCGGCTATCAGGCACTTTATCCGTACATAGATTTGACTTTGTATCTGAAAAATTGGCAACTCAAATACGATTTTATTGTCAAGCCCAAAGGCAATCCCGACCAAATACAGATGCACTACCAACATGCCGACAAACTCGCCCTCGAAGAAGGTAATTTGGTCATCACCACTTCGGTAGGAAAGGTTACGGAATTAAAGCCTTATTCCTATCAAATTATAGCAGGAAAAGAAGTAGAAGTGCCTTCGCGTTTTGTTTTGAAGCGCGGCAATCTGGTGAGCTTCGAATTTCCGAAAGGATACGATAAAAATTATGATTTAATCATAGACCCTGTCTTGGTCTTTTCTACCTTTTCTGGCTCTTTTGCCGACAACTGGGGAACTACCGCCACACACGACGCAGCAGGCAATCTCTATGCAGGGGGAACGGCTTTTGGGGCTGGTTTCCCTACTACGCCCGGTGCTTTTTCGCTCAATTTTTCGGGTGTAGCCGATGTTAGCATCTTGAAATTCAATCCCACAGGCACTGCCCTACTCTATGCCACTTATCTTGGTGGAGCTTTGCCCGAAGTGCCGCATAGTTTGATTGTGGATAATAGCAATCAGCTTGTTATCTTAGGTACGACAGGCTCTAACAACTTTCCCGCCCTGCCTTCGAGTTACGACAACTCTTTCAATGGCGGCGTGCCTTCCCAACAGATGAACGTCTATGCCTTTCAGCAGGGTACGGATATTTTTATAGCCAAACTCAATGCTTCGGGTAGTAATCTCTTGGGTTCGACTTTTTTTGGGGGTTCAAATAATGACGGTCAGAACGTCTTGGGCGAAGCACTTTGTTACAACTACGGCGACGAATTTAGGGGCGAAGTAGCCCTCGATGCACAAGGCAATATCTATATCGCCTCGATGACGCGCTCTAACAATTTTCCACTGCAAAACGCTTCCCAAACAACTTTTCGCGGCAATCAGATGGGCATTGTAGCCAAATTTAGCCCCAACTTAAATAATTTGCTTTGGAGTACCTATATTGGGGGCAATGGCGTAGATGCAGCTTATTCTTTGAAAGCAGGCTCGAATGGAAACCTTTATGTAGCAGGCGGAACAACCAGCGTGGAATTTTTCCCCGCCTCTGCCAATGCCTTCCAAACGATAAATGCAGGCGTTACTGATGGTTTTTTGGCGCGTTATGATGCAAATTCGGGCGTGTTACAAAATGCGACCTTTGTAGGAACGCAATTTTACAACCAAGCCTACTTTGTAGATTTAGACGAAAACAACAACCCTTACATTTTGGGTCAGACGCGCGGACCTTATCCTATCTCGCCAAACCGATACGGAAACCCTGGTAGTGGTATTTTTATTCAGCGTTTTCGCCCCGATTTGACAGGCTCTATTTGGAGTACAGTCGTGGGTTCGGGCAGGCTCACGCCTGATATTTCGCCTACGGCTTTTATGATAAACAGTTGTGGCAATATTTATTTGGCAGGTTGGGGGGGCGATATCAACAACCTACCCGGCTATGGCGGCGCAAGCAGCACGCAAAATATGCCGACAAGTACAGACGCTTTTCGCACCCAAACCGACGGCTCGGATTTTTATATGATGATTTTGAGTACCGAAGCCTTTAACCTCATCTTTGCCTCTTATTTTGGCGACTTTGGTGGCAGAGGCGACCACGTAGATGGCGGCACTTGTCGTTTTGATAAGCAAACGGGTACGATTTATCACTCGGTTTGTGCCTGCGGAGGGAGCAATTTCCCTACTACGCCCGGTGTTTGGTCAAGTACCAACAATTCCAATAATTGCAACAATGCCGCCTTTAAGGTCAATTTGGGGCAACTTGTGGCAGCCTTTACCACAAACCCCTCGCCTGCACAGGGCTGTACGCCTTTTACCGTCAATTTTATCAATCAGAGTCAAAACGCTTCGAGCTTTACTTGGGACTTTGCAGGTTTGGGTACTTCTACCGCTACCAATCCTACCTTTACCTTCACACAGCCCGGCACCTATACCGTAACGCTGACGGCGCGAAACCCTGCCCTTTGCGACCAAGAAGAAACCGTTTCGATGGACATCGAAGTCTTTGAAGCCAATTTCGACGTATCCGACGCAGAAACCATTTGTAAGGGCGAAAGTGTGCAGCTTCAAGCCTCTGGCTCTACTTCCTACCAATGGTTTCCTACCACAGGACTTTCTAACCCTACTATCGCCAATCCGATAGCCTCGCCCGAACAGACGACGACTTATTCGGTTTCGGTACGAAATGCAGGCGGCTGTACCGATACCCTTTCCGTAACGGTTACGGTTTTGCCCGAAATAGAACCCGATTTTGACATCAATTTCCTCAATCCTTGTGATGAGTTCCCTACGGTTCAAATTGTGAATAATACCCAAAATGCCAATTCCTACCTTTGGGACTTTGGAAACGGACAAACCTCGACGGCACAAAATCCGCCGCCTTTCCAATACAATGCACAAGGCACTTATACCATCACCCTAACGGTAACGAATACGAATTGTAACCAAACCAAAACCGTTTCTGAAACGATTACGATTCTGCCCAATAATTTCACCACCAGCGACAACGCAAGCATCTGTTATGGCGAAAGTGTGCAGCTCTCTGCCACAGGCGGCACTGCCTACCAATGGACTCCTGCCTTTGGGCTTTCCAATCCGAATATCGCCAATCCGATAGCCTCGCCTTTGGTTACGACTACTTATACCGTCAGCATTACAGGCAATAGCGGCTGTGTGGAAGAACGCCAAATTACCGTAACGGTAAGCCCTGAACTTATCCCCGATTTTGATGTCGAACTGATTGCCGTCTGTGGCGAACCTACGATTGTGCAGATTTTGAATAATTCGGTAGGCGCAACTACGCATCTTTGGGACTTCGGAAATGGCATTACTTCTACACAAGCCAATCCGATAAATTTTAGCTATGACGAGGTTGGCACTTATACCATTACCCTGACCGTAGGGCAGGGCGATTGCCAACGCACCCTTTCCAAGACGGTAAATATTACCGAAAGCGGCTTCGATGTGCAAGTGCCGCCTGCCGTCTGTGCAGGGCAGCAAGTGAGCCTTTTTGCAAGTGGAGGCGTGAGCTATGAATGGACACCTGCCGCAGGGCTTTCCAACCCCAATATCGCTACCCCGACGGCTACCCCTACCGAAACGACGACGTATTCGGTTACGATTATTGGTCTGAATAATTGTAGGTTTGATACCACCGTAACGGTAGAAGTGTTCCCCGAAATTTTGGCAGATTTTGAGGTCAATTATCAGGGCGATTGCGACCAAGTGCCTACCCTGACGCTGGTCAATCAGAGCGTTGGCGCAACCAACTTCCTTTGGGATTTGGGCAACGGACAAACTTCTACTTCGCCAAATCCTCCCACCTACACCTTGCCACAAGGCGGCACTTATACCATCACCCTGCGTGCTTGGAACGAAAACTGCGCCGATTCTACCGAAAGAACCATCACCGTAACGCCCACAGGCTTCAACATTTCGCCTAACCAAAAACTTTGTGTAGGGCAGAGTGTCCAACTGCAAGCCGACGGCGGTTCGTCCTATATCTGGACTCCTGCCACAGGGCTTTCCGACCCCAACGTTTCAAATCCTATCGCAAGCCCTACCCAAACGACGACTTATTCGGTGCGCATCTTAGGGCGTGATGGTTGTGAAAAAGATACCACCGTTACAGTGGAAGTGTTCCCCGAAATAGAGGCGGATTTTACCCTGACTCTTTCCGACCCCTGCGACAACAATCCTTCTGTTACGGTGCAAAATAATTCCGTAGGCGCGACGAATTTTCTTTGGAATTTTGGCAATGGCACTACCTTCAACGGTGCAAATCCGCCTACTTACACCTACACGCGCCCTGGCACTTATACTGTTACTTTGATTGTAAGTAATGATAATTGTGTCGATTCTTTAAAGAAAGAAATCACCATCTTTAATAACGAATACAGTATCGTACCCGACATAACGATATGTAAAGGGCAAAGTGTGGCTTTGGGCGCACGCGGTGGCGTGAGCTATGAATGGTCGCCTGCCGAAGGATTGAGTGCTACCAATATTGCAAATCCAACGGCAAGTCCCGACCAAACCACGACTTACACCGTCCGCATTACAGGTGCAAGCGGTTGTGTGGTAGAACAGACCGTAACGGTAACGGTGCTACCCGAACTAACGGTAGATTTTTCGGTAGAAATTACGGAGCGTTGCGATAGGTTGCCTATTGTCGTGATAACCAACAATTCCGTAGGCGCAACTTCCTATTTTTGGGATTTTGGCAATGGCGATACCTCGACGGCTGAAAATCCGCCGCCTTTTTCCTATGATGAAGAAGGGCGATATGTCATTACCCTGCGTGTGGCAAATAGCCTTTGCGAAGACTCGCTCAAAATTCCGCTCGATATTTTCATCGACTCTTTTGACGATTTTATCCAAAATGTAAGCATTTCTGATAACCTTTCTATCTGCAATGGCGATACGGCACAGTTAGCCGCTACGGGGGGCGAAATTTACCTTTGGCAGCCTGCCGCAGGGCTTTCCGACCCCACTATTGCCAATCCTTTGGCTAACCCTACCGAAACTACTACCTACACCGTCCGCATTGCCAACAAAGACGGCGGCTGCTTTGTAGATAGCTTAGTAACCGTTACGGTAGTGCCTAAGATTGTCATTGATTTCGAGGTGCTTATCTCTTCGGACTGTGGCAAGCCTTCCGAAGTTAAGATTGTGAGCCGAAATGCAGGTTTAGATGCCTTTATTTGGGACATGGGCAATGGCGATACCCTTCGCACGCGCGACCTTACCGAGTATGTCTATAATGAAAGTGGCGAATTTGAAATAACGGTCAGTGGCAGCAATGGCGTTTGTGATGAGAGTCAATCGGTGCGCGTTGCCGTTGATAACTTTTTGCCGCCCAATGTCATCTCGCCAAATGGTGATGGCAGAAATGAGAATTTTGTCATCAACAAAGGGCGTAGCGGTTGGAAATTAGCCATCTACGACCGTTGGGGCAAACTGGTTTATGAATCCGACGACTATCAAAACGATTGGGGTAGCGAAGTAGAAAAAAGCGCGATGTACTACTATCTGCTCACCTCGCCCGATGGCAATACTTGTAAGGGTTGGCTGCACGTATTGAAATAG